The Paenibacillus sp. FSL R7-0204 genome includes a region encoding these proteins:
- a CDS encoding galactokinase — MSIQELNSTFIKKYGESGEAARVFYAPGRVNLIGEHLDYNGGYVFPAALDFGTTLIVRPRTDGKVQFASTNFPYEASIDFSDIGAAKTGEWVDYPVGVMVELAKKGHPVSGGYDLLFHGEIPNGSGLSSSASIEVVTGFAFLTLLGGDTDTVEIALLSQRAENQYVGVNSGIMDQFAVANGKRDQAILLMCDTLEYTLVPFVTGSYKLVIGNTNKKRGLVDSKYNERRSQCEEALAILKQEVPSLSYLAEVKPEQFELLQDRITDETVRRRARHVVEENQRVLDSVEVLKNNDLKQFGLYMNDSHVSLRDLYEVSCEELDVMVEEAQRIPGTLGSRMTGAGFGGCTVSLVHEDDVQRFITEVGEAYKNRTGLTGEFYVCGIGNGVEELKGVK; from the coding sequence ATGAGTATACAGGAACTTAACAGTACATTTATCAAGAAGTACGGGGAGAGCGGGGAAGCCGCGCGGGTATTCTATGCACCGGGCCGCGTGAATCTGATCGGAGAGCATCTGGATTACAACGGAGGTTATGTTTTTCCGGCAGCCCTGGACTTCGGAACCACCCTGATCGTGCGGCCGCGTACAGACGGCAAGGTTCAATTCGCATCCACGAATTTCCCTTATGAAGCTTCCATCGACTTCAGTGACATTGGCGCAGCCAAGACCGGCGAATGGGTGGACTATCCGGTCGGCGTTATGGTGGAGCTGGCTAAGAAGGGTCACCCGGTATCCGGGGGCTACGATCTTTTGTTCCATGGTGAGATTCCTAACGGCTCCGGCCTGTCCTCTTCCGCTTCGATCGAGGTAGTGACCGGCTTCGCCTTCCTGACGCTGCTTGGCGGTGACACAGATACGGTGGAGATCGCTCTCTTGTCCCAGCGCGCGGAGAACCAGTATGTCGGTGTGAACTCCGGGATCATGGATCAGTTCGCTGTGGCCAACGGCAAGCGCGATCAGGCCATCCTGCTGATGTGCGATACGCTGGAATACACCCTCGTACCTTTCGTGACAGGCAGCTATAAGCTGGTTATCGGCAACACGAACAAGAAGCGCGGACTGGTGGACTCGAAGTATAATGAGCGCCGCAGCCAATGTGAAGAGGCACTCGCTATCCTCAAGCAGGAGGTTCCGTCCTTGTCCTATCTGGCTGAGGTGAAGCCGGAGCAGTTCGAGCTTCTGCAGGACAGAATTACGGACGAAACCGTTAGACGCCGCGCCCGCCATGTGGTGGAAGAGAACCAGCGTGTGCTCGACTCGGTTGAAGTGCTGAAGAACAATGACCTGAAGCAGTTCGGCCTGTACATGAATGACTCCCATGTCTCCCTCCGCGACCTGTATGAAGTCAGCTGCGAGGAGCTGGATGTGATGGTGGAAGAAGCGCAGCGCATTCCGGGCACACTGGGTTCACGGATGACCGGCGCAGGATTCGGGGGATGTACGGTATCGCTGGTACATGAGGATGATGTGCAGCGGTTCATAACGGAAGTTGGAGAAGCCTACAAGAACAGAACCGGCCTGACCGGCGAATTCTATGTATGCGGCATCGGTAATGGCGTGGAAGAATTGAAAGGAGTGAAATAA
- the mgrA gene encoding L-glyceraldehyde 3-phosphate reductase: protein MVYVASDERYEGMRYNRTGRSGLKLPAISLGLWHNFGGIDAYENGREMIIRAFDLGITHFDLANNYGPPAGSAEELFGKVLARDLAPYRDELVISTKAGYTMWPGPYGDWGSRKYILSSLDQSLKRLGLDYVDIFYSHRPDPETPMEETMGALDHAVRSGKALYIGLSNYSAEQTRQAIAILKELGTPLLIHQPRYSMLDRWIEGGLQEVLEEHGVGSIAFTPLAQGLLTNKYLNGIPGDSRAAGPSAALNESRITPEVLRRIHALNQMAVARGQSLAQFALLWTLRGGRVTSALIGASRVSQIEENIAALSHSDFTQEELDRIETILKTEE from the coding sequence ATGGTATATGTGGCTAGTGATGAACGGTATGAAGGAATGCGTTACAACCGCACCGGCAGGTCAGGTCTCAAGCTTCCAGCCATCTCACTGGGCCTGTGGCATAATTTCGGCGGCATTGATGCTTATGAGAATGGCCGTGAGATGATTATCCGCGCTTTTGATCTCGGGATTACCCACTTCGACCTGGCGAATAACTACGGGCCTCCGGCCGGATCGGCGGAAGAGCTGTTCGGCAAGGTGCTGGCCCGGGATCTCGCGCCGTACCGTGACGAGCTGGTGATCTCGACCAAGGCGGGATATACGATGTGGCCCGGCCCTTACGGCGACTGGGGTTCACGTAAATATATCCTGTCCAGTCTGGACCAGAGCTTGAAGCGGCTGGGACTGGATTATGTGGATATCTTCTACTCCCACCGCCCGGACCCGGAGACACCTATGGAAGAAACGATGGGAGCGCTGGATCATGCTGTTCGCTCAGGCAAGGCGCTGTACATTGGCTTATCTAACTACTCGGCGGAGCAGACCCGGCAGGCTATTGCGATTCTGAAGGAGCTGGGCACTCCGCTGCTGATTCACCAGCCGAGGTATTCCATGCTGGACCGCTGGATTGAAGGCGGGCTTCAGGAGGTGCTGGAGGAGCATGGGGTGGGCAGTATTGCCTTCACTCCGCTGGCGCAGGGTCTGCTGACGAATAAATATCTGAACGGCATCCCTGGAGATTCCCGGGCAGCCGGACCTTCGGCTGCGCTGAATGAGAGCCGGATTACGCCGGAGGTGCTGCGCAGAATCCACGCGCTGAACCAGATGGCGGTAGCGCGCGGCCAGAGTCTGGCCCAGTTTGCCCTGCTCTGGACGCTGCGGGGCGGCCGGGTCACCTCGGCGCTGATCGGCGCCAGCCGGGTCAGCCAGATCGAGGAGAATATCGCCGCTCTGTCTCATAGTGACTTCACGCAGGAAGAGCTGGACCGGATCGAGACGATCCTTAAGACAGAGGAGTGA
- a CDS encoding acyltransferase family protein has product MTRESPLNTRGETFFLNLRFMLIVTVFVANAIEPLIQEMSGLHTLYQWIFSFHMPLFVLVTGYFARSSLHGSPGRKVLLQIALQYVIFQSLYSLLDASLFHVNNIQHSFFAPYLLLWFLASHICWRLLMLGMSRWTRSAQLAFAVTAGVVVGYLQLDGIWFSISRTFVYLPFFVIGYHFSFGTFMKLYQRYLKSIAAAASLLLLLAFGLFGGNLPIGWLYGSMTYIQLGAHEWYAGLFRLAVYGLQFIASLTFLGLVPYGLSRMTGLGRRTLYVFLLHGFVVRTAVISGLYAYIGNPAGAALLLAGAIGCTVLLAQPAVRRLLNPLVEPSVDWMISLQRAAIRRSL; this is encoded by the coding sequence ATGACCCGCGAAAGCCCGCTTAACACGCGCGGAGAGACCTTTTTTCTTAATCTGCGCTTCATGCTTATTGTAACTGTCTTTGTGGCCAATGCGATCGAACCCCTGATTCAAGAAATGAGCGGACTTCACACGCTTTACCAGTGGATCTTCAGTTTTCATATGCCGCTGTTTGTGCTGGTGACCGGATACTTTGCCCGTTCAAGCTTACATGGATCGCCTGGACGCAAGGTGCTCCTGCAGATTGCCCTGCAATATGTTATTTTTCAGAGCCTCTACTCCCTACTTGACGCCTCCCTGTTTCATGTCAATAATATACAGCATTCGTTCTTCGCTCCTTATCTGCTGCTCTGGTTCCTGGCCAGCCATATCTGCTGGCGCCTGCTGATGCTGGGCATGAGCCGCTGGACCCGCAGCGCCCAACTGGCCTTCGCTGTTACCGCAGGGGTGGTCGTAGGTTATCTGCAACTGGACGGGATCTGGTTCAGCATCAGCCGCACCTTTGTCTATCTGCCCTTTTTTGTGATCGGGTACCATTTCTCCTTCGGAACTTTCATGAAGCTGTATCAGCGGTATCTCAAGAGCATTGCCGCCGCCGCTTCGCTCCTGCTGCTCCTTGCTTTCGGCCTGTTTGGCGGTAATCTCCCCATAGGCTGGCTATACGGCAGTATGACTTATATCCAGCTTGGCGCCCATGAATGGTACGCGGGTCTATTCCGGCTGGCGGTTTATGGTCTGCAATTCATCGCTTCCCTGACATTTTTGGGCCTGGTGCCTTACGGGTTAAGCCGCATGACCGGCCTCGGACGCCGGACCCTCTATGTTTTTCTGCTGCATGGCTTTGTGGTCCGCACGGCGGTGATTTCCGGCCTGTATGCCTATATCGGCAACCCTGCAGGAGCAGCATTGCTGCTCGCCGGTGCAATAGGATGCACGGTGCTGCTTGCCCAGCCTGCGGTCAGACGTCTGCTGAACCCGCTCGTGGAGCCGTCCGTAGACTGGATGATTTCCCTGCAGCGTGCCGCCATCCGGCGCTCTCTATAG
- a CDS encoding HAD family hydrolase: MPVLHINELSVPVSGILFDKDGTLLDLLATWGSWAELVLEGLGSQLTLIGSRTVTGADLARVLGTTHDSSGRITGYDPAGPLSMATAEESTGILAWQLYTTGVPWNEAVTRVNAISKEAMNELRRRRTAVPMPGLIPFLEQCAAASLKLGVVTSDNLSTTREHLEWLGISEYFGAVVTRDRVKSGKPAPEMAEKACRELELLPEEAVIIGDSNADMQLGRGAGLRLAVGISPDGRADHLLDADIVVSGYPALRLTI, encoded by the coding sequence ATGCCTGTACTTCACATCAATGAACTCTCCGTTCCCGTAAGCGGCATCCTGTTCGATAAGGACGGCACGCTGCTTGATCTTCTGGCCACCTGGGGCAGCTGGGCCGAACTGGTGCTTGAAGGGCTGGGCAGCCAGTTGACCCTGATTGGCAGCAGAACCGTAACGGGAGCTGATCTGGCCCGGGTGCTGGGGACGACGCATGATTCTTCCGGACGAATCACCGGATATGATCCCGCCGGTCCGCTCTCCATGGCAACGGCTGAGGAATCCACCGGGATTCTGGCCTGGCAGCTCTATACAACGGGTGTCCCCTGGAATGAAGCGGTGACGCGTGTGAATGCCATCTCCAAGGAGGCCATGAATGAGCTTCGCCGCCGCCGTACCGCTGTACCTATGCCGGGATTAATACCATTCCTGGAGCAGTGTGCCGCCGCTTCCCTGAAGCTTGGCGTTGTAACCTCTGACAATCTCTCCACCACCCGCGAGCATCTGGAATGGCTTGGCATCTCAGAATACTTCGGGGCGGTGGTTACCCGCGACCGGGTAAAGAGCGGCAAGCCTGCACCGGAGATGGCCGAGAAGGCCTGCCGGGAGCTGGAGTTGCTGCCCGAAGAGGCGGTTATTATCGGTGACAGCAATGCGGATATGCAGCTGGGCCGGGGGGCTGGACTGCGGCTTGCAGTCGGAATCTCACCGGACGGAAGGGCAGACCATCTGCTGGATGCGGATATTGTGGTATCCGGCTATCCGGCGCTCCGCTTAACGATCTGA
- a CDS encoding AraC family ligand binding domain-containing protein: MYYDKHLLHVLFAGESQTLPLHQAGPKIYDYYLLHYIESGSGVFRTEEHTYELGAGDCFLIHPGQLVSYISDQQEPWRYRWAAFTGSDAGQLAQQAGFAPLAPVLSTAGGSVIPGALAGMMSAFYANKESAALTSLGYLYLIAGEAAELLVSSSRLPGAESQIKRTVKQMIHYMASQYAHPVSIEQMCDSLGYNRAYLSRIFKQETGLSPVTYLLKLRVEKSRQLLRERPELSVEQVAASVGLTDALYFSRQFKRFYRQPPTAYRQATVNPGEK, encoded by the coding sequence GTGTATTACGATAAGCATCTGCTGCATGTACTCTTTGCGGGAGAGAGCCAGACCCTTCCGCTGCATCAGGCGGGTCCCAAGATCTACGATTACTATCTGCTCCATTATATTGAATCAGGCTCCGGGGTCTTCCGGACAGAGGAGCATACGTACGAGCTGGGGGCCGGGGACTGCTTCCTGATCCACCCGGGCCAGCTGGTCAGCTACATCTCTGATCAGCAGGAGCCCTGGCGATACCGCTGGGCTGCCTTCACCGGCAGCGATGCAGGACAGCTTGCGCAGCAGGCGGGCTTCGCGCCGCTCGCCCCGGTGCTGTCTACCGCAGGCGGCAGTGTAATTCCCGGAGCGCTTGCCGGGATGATGTCCGCCTTCTATGCCAATAAGGAGAGCGCCGCCCTGACCTCTCTGGGGTATCTGTACCTCATCGCAGGGGAAGCGGCGGAGCTGCTGGTCTCCTCCTCGCGGCTGCCGGGTGCGGAATCACAGATCAAGCGGACGGTGAAGCAAATGATTCACTACATGGCTTCTCAGTATGCCCATCCGGTCTCGATTGAACAGATGTGCGACAGTCTGGGGTATAACCGCGCTTATCTCTCCCGCATTTTCAAGCAGGAGACGGGGCTTTCTCCAGTCACTTACCTGCTCAAGCTGCGGGTAGAGAAGTCGCGCCAGCTGCTGCGTGAACGCCCTGAGCTGTCCGTGGAGCAGGTAGCAGCATCGGTCGGACTGACCGATGCCCTGTATTTCTCCCGGCAGTTCAAGCGCTTCTACCGCCAGCCCCCCACCGCTTACCGCCAAGCTACAGTGAACCCTGGGGAGAAATAG
- a CDS encoding alpha/beta hydrolase, with the protein MKKNIIRRRVLIGVVLVLLVAGVFIWRYLTPYKPEARAETALISAGGVTVEQNDNWISFDPSVVLGTAVIFYPGALVKAEAYAPLARKVAAAGHPFYIARMPLNLAVIKGDAAEEIIRVHPKQSFVLGGHSLGGVMAARFAADHASQLEGVFFLASYPDEKGSLKDTTLSVLSVLGTQDEVVDQKSYNKGRSYLPGNTVYVSVDGGNHAQFGSYGVQKGDGTATITEEEQQTRTVRAMLDWLGNLRQSK; encoded by the coding sequence ATGAAAAAGAATATAATCAGACGCCGTGTGCTTATTGGAGTGGTGTTGGTTCTACTGGTGGCGGGGGTGTTTATATGGAGGTATCTGACCCCGTATAAGCCGGAGGCACGGGCTGAAACCGCACTGATCTCTGCCGGGGGCGTGACTGTCGAGCAGAATGACAACTGGATCTCGTTCGACCCTTCAGTGGTGCTCGGCACCGCAGTAATCTTCTATCCGGGAGCACTGGTCAAGGCGGAAGCATATGCGCCGCTGGCCCGTAAAGTTGCCGCTGCCGGTCACCCGTTCTACATTGCCAGAATGCCGCTTAATCTGGCTGTAATCAAAGGGGATGCCGCCGAAGAGATTATCCGCGTGCATCCGAAGCAGTCCTTCGTCCTGGGCGGACATTCGCTCGGCGGCGTAATGGCTGCACGCTTCGCTGCGGATCATGCCAGCCAACTGGAAGGCGTTTTTTTTCTGGCCTCTTATCCCGATGAGAAAGGCAGTCTGAAGGACACCACGTTGTCCGTCTTGTCTGTGCTTGGCACGCAGGATGAAGTCGTAGACCAGAAGAGCTATAACAAAGGGCGCTCCTATTTGCCGGGCAATACCGTATATGTATCGGTTGACGGCGGTAACCATGCCCAATTCGGCAGCTACGGGGTGCAAAAGGGTGACGGGACCGCTACGATTACCGAAGAAGAACAGCAGACACGGACTGTCCGGGCGATGCTGGATTGGCTGGGGAATCTGCGCCAGAGCAAATGA
- the ilvD gene encoding dihydroxy-acid dehydratase: protein MANKKMRSDMIKKGFDRAPHRSLLRAAGVKEEDFGKPFIAVCNSYIDIVPGHVHLQEFGKIVKEAIREAGGVPFEFNTIGVDDGIAMGHIGMRYSLPSREIIADSLETVVSAHWFDGMVCIPNCDKITPGMMMGALRVNIPTIFVSGGPMKAGVDSKGKKLSLTSVFEGVGAHQVGKINDAELLELEQYGCPTCGSCSGMFTANSMNCLAEAMGLALPGNGTILAVAEERRDFVRKSATQLMELIKLDLKPRDIVTQESLDNAFALDMAMGGSTNTVLHTLALAQEAEIDYPLERINEVANRVPYLAKLAPASDIFIEDVDRAGGVSAVLNELLKKPGAIFGDCMTVTGKTLAENVTGHEIQDTSVIHTIDNPYSQVGGLAVLYGNLAPEGSIIKVGAVDASVGGYHKGPAICFDSQEEALEGIANGKVKEGHVVVIRYEGPKGGPGMPEMLAPTSQIVGMGLGAKVGLITDGRFSGASRGISIGHISPEAAEGGPIAFVEDGDIIELDLNNRKIELLVDEEVLAVRRQGWKEFEPKVKTGYLARYSKLVTNASKGGVLKI from the coding sequence ATGGCAAACAAGAAAATGCGATCAGATATGATCAAAAAAGGCTTCGACCGCGCTCCTCACCGCAGCCTTCTGCGGGCAGCAGGCGTTAAAGAAGAGGATTTCGGCAAACCGTTCATCGCGGTCTGCAATTCCTATATCGATATTGTTCCGGGTCATGTGCATCTGCAGGAATTCGGCAAGATCGTAAAAGAAGCCATCCGTGAAGCCGGCGGGGTTCCGTTTGAATTCAATACGATCGGCGTAGATGACGGTATTGCCATGGGTCATATCGGTATGCGTTATTCGCTGCCAAGCCGCGAGATCATTGCCGACTCTCTGGAAACGGTAGTATCCGCGCACTGGTTCGACGGTATGGTGTGCATTCCCAACTGTGATAAAATCACCCCGGGCATGATGATGGGCGCGCTGCGCGTCAACATCCCGACGATCTTCGTCAGCGGCGGGCCGATGAAGGCCGGCGTAGACAGCAAAGGCAAGAAGCTCTCCCTTACTTCCGTATTTGAAGGCGTAGGCGCGCATCAGGTCGGCAAGATCAACGATGCTGAACTGCTTGAACTCGAACAATACGGCTGTCCTACCTGCGGATCATGCTCCGGTATGTTCACCGCGAACTCCATGAACTGTCTGGCCGAAGCTATGGGTCTTGCGCTTCCGGGCAACGGTACCATCCTGGCCGTAGCCGAAGAACGCAGAGACTTCGTCCGCAAATCAGCAACCCAGCTCATGGAGCTGATCAAGCTGGACCTGAAGCCGCGTGATATCGTAACCCAGGAATCGCTGGACAATGCCTTCGCGCTGGATATGGCGATGGGCGGCTCCACCAACACCGTGCTGCATACGCTGGCACTGGCTCAAGAAGCCGAAATCGATTATCCGCTGGAACGCATCAACGAAGTAGCTAACCGGGTTCCTTACTTGGCCAAGCTGGCTCCGGCTTCCGATATCTTCATCGAAGATGTGGACCGGGCGGGCGGCGTAAGCGCCGTGCTGAACGAATTACTGAAGAAGCCGGGCGCTATCTTCGGAGATTGTATGACGGTTACCGGCAAGACACTGGCCGAGAATGTAACCGGCCATGAGATCCAGGATACATCTGTTATTCATACCATCGATAATCCCTATTCCCAAGTTGGCGGATTGGCCGTACTCTACGGCAACCTGGCTCCGGAAGGCTCCATCATCAAGGTGGGTGCCGTGGATGCTTCCGTTGGCGGCTATCACAAAGGACCGGCTATCTGCTTCGACTCCCAGGAGGAAGCACTTGAAGGTATCGCGAACGGCAAAGTCAAAGAAGGCCATGTAGTCGTTATCCGTTATGAAGGTCCGAAGGGCGGACCGGGCATGCCGGAAATGCTGGCTCCGACTTCGCAAATCGTCGGTATGGGCCTGGGCGCCAAGGTCGGCTTGATCACGGACGGACGCTTCTCCGGTGCCTCCCGCGGGATCAGCATCGGTCACATCTCGCCGGAAGCGGCTGAAGGCGGCCCGATCGCTTTTGTAGAGGATGGCGATATCATCGAGCTAGACCTCAATAACCGCAAGATCGAGCTGCTGGTTGACGAGGAAGTGCTGGCGGTCCGCCGCCAGGGCTGGAAAGAATTCGAGCCGAAGGTGAAGACTGGTTATCTGGCCCGCTACTCCAAGCTGGTTACCAATGCAAGCAAAGGCGGCGTGCTGAAGATTTAA
- a CDS encoding NAD-dependent protein deacylase: MEQLQLLASWIQKSNNIVFFGGAGTSTESGIPDFRSAAGLYQTQHNSPYPPEVMLSRSFFMSSPDIFFDFYRSKMIHPGAKPNGAHRLLAELEESGRLKAVITQNIDGLHQIAGSRRVLELHGSIHRNHCMGCQRYYGLEEWLEQDGSVPRCEDCGGIIKPDVVLYEEALDHEVLVEAVDAIAAADLLIIGGTSLTVQPAASLVTYFRGQHTVLLNGEPTPYDDQADLIITERIGEVLGRVQGLLD; this comes from the coding sequence ATGGAACAATTACAGCTACTGGCTTCCTGGATTCAAAAAAGCAATAATATCGTCTTTTTCGGCGGTGCCGGAACATCGACGGAGAGCGGCATCCCGGACTTCCGTTCGGCAGCCGGTCTGTACCAGACACAGCACAACTCTCCCTATCCGCCTGAGGTGATGCTTAGCCGCAGCTTTTTTATGTCCTCGCCGGACATTTTTTTTGATTTCTACCGCAGCAAGATGATTCATCCCGGAGCGAAGCCGAACGGGGCCCACCGGCTGCTTGCGGAGCTGGAGGAGAGCGGCAGGCTGAAGGCGGTCATTACGCAAAATATCGACGGTCTTCATCAGATTGCCGGCAGCCGCCGGGTTCTGGAGCTGCACGGCTCTATCCACCGCAATCACTGCATGGGCTGCCAGCGCTATTACGGCCTGGAGGAATGGCTGGAGCAGGATGGCTCTGTACCGCGTTGTGAGGACTGCGGGGGCATCATCAAGCCGGATGTGGTGCTCTATGAGGAAGCGCTCGATCATGAAGTGCTGGTTGAAGCTGTGGATGCCATTGCAGCAGCCGATCTGCTGATCATCGGCGGTACCTCGCTTACCGTTCAGCCGGCTGCAAGCCTGGTCACTTACTTCAGGGGACAGCATACAGTACTGCTTAATGGCGAGCCTACCCCGTATGACGATCAGGCAGATCTGATTATAACAGAGCGGATCGGAGAGGTGCTGGGTAGAGTGCAGGGACTGCTGGACTAA
- the galE gene encoding UDP-glucose 4-epimerase GalE, protein MAILVTGGAGYIGSHTVAELLDRGEEVVVIDNLLTGHREALLGGKLYEGDLRDKALLAKLFSENEIEAVIHFAASSLVGESMKDPVKYYDNNVYGTQCLLEAMQHAGVDKIVFSSTAATYGEPEKVPIEETDRTEPANVYGETKLTMERMMAWFDKVLGIKYVALRYFNAAGAHASGKIGEDHRPESHLIPLVLQAALKQRENIAVFGEDYPTEDGTCVRDYIHVSDLADAHVRAVTYLRSGSASNIFNLGNGLGFSVKQVIETAKKVTGLDIPVVVQDRRAGDPAVLVASSDKARKVLGWDPQHADLEGIIQSAWSWHSANPQGYGE, encoded by the coding sequence ATGGCGATTCTGGTAACGGGCGGCGCAGGATACATCGGTTCACACACAGTAGCAGAGCTGCTGGACCGCGGGGAAGAGGTTGTGGTGATTGATAATCTGCTGACAGGGCACCGGGAGGCGCTGCTGGGCGGCAAGCTGTACGAGGGCGACCTGCGCGACAAGGCGCTGCTGGCGAAGCTGTTCTCCGAGAATGAGATCGAAGCGGTAATTCACTTCGCAGCCAGCTCCCTGGTGGGCGAGAGTATGAAGGACCCGGTTAAATACTACGATAACAATGTCTATGGAACGCAGTGTCTTCTCGAAGCCATGCAGCATGCCGGTGTGGATAAAATCGTCTTCTCCTCCACTGCCGCCACCTACGGCGAACCGGAAAAGGTGCCTATCGAAGAGACCGACCGCACCGAGCCTGCGAATGTCTACGGCGAGACCAAGCTGACCATGGAACGCATGATGGCCTGGTTCGACAAAGTGCTCGGCATCAAATACGTAGCGCTGCGCTACTTCAATGCTGCAGGCGCACACGCCAGCGGCAAGATCGGCGAAGACCACCGTCCGGAGAGCCACCTGATTCCGCTGGTGCTCCAGGCTGCGCTGAAGCAGCGCGAGAATATCGCTGTGTTCGGGGAAGACTATCCGACAGAGGACGGAACCTGCGTACGCGACTACATCCATGTCAGCGATCTGGCGGATGCGCATGTCCGTGCAGTAACTTATCTGCGCAGCGGCAGTGCGAGCAATATCTTCAACCTTGGCAACGGCCTGGGCTTCTCTGTGAAGCAGGTCATTGAGACCGCGAAGAAGGTTACCGGCCTGGACATTCCGGTTGTGGTTCAGGACCGCCGCGCCGGAGATCCGGCAGTGCTCGTCGCTTCCTCTGACAAAGCCCGGAAGGTTCTGGGCTGGGACCCGCAGCATGCCGATCTGGAAGGCATTATTCAGAGCGCCTGGAGCTGGCACTCCGCTAATCCGCAAGGTTACGGGGAGTAA
- a CDS encoding UDP-glucose--hexose-1-phosphate uridylyltransferase, producing MQNDNSTAAAAEKALYAIEQLVLLAGHTGLIQPADVDYSRNELLDQFGFSEPYPGEFTEAPLDSPQAPLDQLIDYGFSLGLIPENTDTYRDLLDAKIMGLLMARPSEVNAEFAAIRAEQGIQAATDRFYKLSIDSNYIRMDRVAKNVYWLQESPYGDIEMTINLSKPEKSPKEIAMARLLPPPVYPKCQLCRENVGYAGRVNHPPRQNLRVIPLSMNSEKWFFQYSPYVYYNEHCIVFHHDHVPMKLTKDTLKRLLSFVEAFPHYFIGSNADLPIVGGSILTHDHFQGGRHTFPIQKAPKEDTFTHASYPGVSLSTVKWPMSVLRMHAEDPAVLLEAGNHIYESWKTYSDPAAEVLAFSEEDGESVPHNTVTPIVRRAEDGGYEMDLVLRNNRTSEEYPEGIFHPHREMHHIKKENIGLIEVMGLAILPGRLKEELDAIAGILAGDTALLGDVQSQGQEHPLALHTSWVTELVSRFGTSLKREEAVKTIQNEVGTKFTHILEHAGVYKRTPEGQAAFRRFLNSSGFN from the coding sequence ATGCAGAACGATAATAGTACGGCTGCTGCCGCTGAGAAGGCGTTGTATGCGATTGAACAGCTGGTTCTGTTGGCCGGACATACAGGACTTATCCAGCCAGCAGATGTGGATTACAGCCGCAATGAACTCCTGGACCAGTTCGGCTTCAGCGAGCCGTATCCTGGTGAGTTCACTGAAGCGCCGCTGGACAGCCCGCAGGCCCCGCTGGACCAGCTGATTGATTACGGGTTCAGTCTCGGGCTGATCCCGGAGAATACGGATACGTACCGCGACCTGCTGGATGCGAAGATTATGGGCCTTCTGATGGCCCGTCCGTCTGAGGTGAATGCGGAGTTCGCCGCGATCCGGGCGGAGCAGGGCATTCAGGCGGCAACGGACCGTTTTTATAAGCTGAGCATTGATTCCAACTATATCCGTATGGACCGTGTGGCGAAGAATGTGTATTGGCTTCAAGAGTCGCCGTACGGGGATATTGAGATGACGATCAACCTCTCCAAGCCGGAGAAAAGTCCGAAGGAAATCGCCATGGCCCGGCTGCTTCCGCCTCCGGTCTATCCGAAGTGCCAGCTCTGCCGCGAGAATGTCGGCTATGCCGGCCGGGTCAATCACCCGCCGCGTCAGAACCTGCGCGTGATCCCGCTCTCGATGAACAGCGAGAAGTGGTTCTTCCAGTACTCGCCTTATGTCTACTATAACGAGCATTGCATCGTGTTCCACCATGATCATGTGCCGATGAAGCTGACGAAGGATACGCTGAAGCGTCTGCTTAGCTTCGTGGAAGCCTTCCCGCATTATTTCATCGGCTCGAATGCCGATCTGCCGATTGTCGGCGGCTCCATTCTGACGCATGACCACTTCCAGGGCGGACGGCATACGTTCCCGATCCAGAAGGCACCCAAAGAGGATACCTTCACGCATGCCTCGTATCCCGGTGTCAGCTTAAGCACAGTGAAGTGGCCAATGTCCGTGCTGCGGATGCATGCCGAAGATCCGGCGGTGCTGCTGGAAGCAGGCAACCATATCTATGAATCCTGGAAGACCTACAGCGATCCGGCCGCCGAAGTGCTGGCGTTCAGCGAAGAGGACGGTGAGAGTGTTCCGCATAATACCGTTACCCCTATCGTGCGCCGGGCAGAGGACGGCGGCTACGAGATGGATCTGGTGCTGCGCAACAACCGGACCAGCGAAGAATATCCCGAAGGGATTTTCCACCCGCACCGGGAGATGCACCATATCAAGAAGGAGAACATCGGCCTCATTGAGGTAATGGGCCTGGCGATTCTGCCGGGACGGCTCAAGGAAGAGCTTGACGCCATCGCTGGCATACTCGCGGGCGATACTGCGCTTCTCGGAGATGTCCAGAGCCAGGGCCAGGAGCATCCGCTGGCGCTGCACACTTCCTGGGTTACCGAGCTGGTAAGCCGCTTCGGCACCTCCCTGAAGCGCGAAGAAGCGGTGAAGACCATCCAGAATGAGGTGGGGACGAAGTTCACTCACATTCTGGAGCATGCCGGAGTCTACAAACGCACGCCGGAAGGACAGGCGGCCTTCCGCCGGTTCCTGAACAGCAGCGGCTTTAACTGA